One Nonomuraea angiospora DNA segment encodes these proteins:
- a CDS encoding M20 metallopeptidase family protein, with protein sequence MSFTEAARDMRDELIQLRHSLHTTPELGLHLPRTQEKVLAALDGLPLEVRTGTSLSSVTAVLRGGRPGPAVLLRGDMDALPVAEKNDLPYVSQLPGQMHACGHDLHTAMLAGAARLLSARREELAGDVVFMFQPGEEGFEGAKHMIDEGVLDAAGTRPVAAYGMHVVSAMLPPGLFASRPGPIMAAADTFLVTVKGRGGHGSSPHRSLDPIAAGCEMVTALQTMVTRGFDVFDPVVVTVGSFHGGSADNVIPDEARFEATVRTFSKDNRTKVKRRLVEVVRGIAAAHGLEVEASFGMGYPVTVNDDGEAAFVGKTADELFGPGRYFVAPQPIMGSEDFSYVLEEVPGAFVFLGACPPDRDPATAPYNHSPEAVFDDDVLTDGAALYATLAHARLS encoded by the coding sequence ATGTCCTTCACTGAAGCCGCCCGTGACATGCGGGACGAACTCATCCAGCTCAGGCACTCGTTGCACACCACCCCGGAGCTCGGCCTGCACCTGCCGCGCACGCAGGAGAAGGTCCTGGCCGCGTTGGACGGGCTGCCGCTGGAGGTGAGGACGGGCACGTCCCTCAGCTCCGTCACCGCCGTGCTGAGGGGCGGCAGGCCGGGCCCGGCCGTGCTGCTGCGCGGGGACATGGACGCGCTCCCCGTGGCCGAGAAGAACGACCTGCCGTACGTCTCCCAGCTCCCCGGGCAGATGCACGCGTGCGGTCACGACCTGCACACCGCGATGCTGGCGGGGGCGGCGCGGCTGCTGAGCGCGCGGCGGGAGGAGCTGGCCGGTGACGTCGTCTTCATGTTCCAGCCGGGTGAGGAGGGTTTCGAGGGCGCCAAGCACATGATCGACGAGGGCGTGCTCGACGCGGCGGGCACGCGGCCCGTGGCGGCGTACGGGATGCACGTGGTGTCGGCGATGTTGCCGCCGGGGCTGTTCGCGTCGCGGCCGGGACCGATCATGGCGGCGGCGGACACGTTCCTCGTGACGGTCAAGGGGCGCGGCGGGCACGGCTCCAGCCCGCACCGGTCGCTGGACCCGATCGCGGCGGGCTGCGAGATGGTGACGGCGTTGCAGACCATGGTGACCAGGGGGTTCGACGTGTTCGACCCGGTCGTGGTGACGGTGGGCAGCTTCCACGGCGGGTCGGCGGACAACGTGATCCCCGACGAGGCCAGGTTCGAGGCCACGGTGCGCACGTTCAGCAAGGACAACCGGACGAAGGTCAAGCGCAGGCTGGTGGAGGTCGTGCGGGGGATCGCGGCGGCGCACGGGCTGGAGGTCGAGGCGTCGTTCGGGATGGGTTACCCGGTGACGGTGAACGACGACGGCGAGGCGGCGTTCGTGGGTAAGACGGCCGACGAGCTGTTCGGGCCGGGGCGGTATTTCGTGGCGCCGCAGCCCATCATGGGCTCCGAGGACTTCTCGTACGTGCTCGAGGAGGTGCCGGGCGCGTTCGTGTTCCTGGGGGCGTGCCCGCCGGACCGGGACCCGGCCACGGCGCCCTACAACCACTCCCCCGAGGCCGTCTTCGACGACGACGTCCTGACCGACGGCGCCGCGCTCTACGCCACGCTCGCGCACGCCAGGCTGTCGTGA
- a CDS encoding HAD-IIA family hydrolase: MTQRKRIDSWLSDMDGVLVHEGRPIPGADEFIKRLSESDKKFRVLTNNSIYTQRDLSARLAGAGLEVPPGSIWTSALATAQFLDDQRAGGSAYVIGEAGLTTALHEVGYVLTDLDPDYVVLGETRTYSFTQITRAIRLIEGGARFIATNPDPIGPSTEGSLPACGAVAALITKATGVAPYFVGKPNPRMMRSALNEIEGHSETTAMIGDRMDTDIVSGMEAGLFTILVLTGVTQRDEIDRFPYRPSLVVDSVADLIDLI, encoded by the coding sequence GTGACTCAGCGTAAACGGATCGACTCCTGGTTGTCCGATATGGACGGCGTTCTGGTCCACGAGGGTCGTCCGATCCCCGGTGCGGACGAATTCATCAAGCGGCTCAGCGAGTCCGACAAGAAGTTCAGGGTGCTGACGAACAACTCGATCTACACCCAGCGCGACCTGTCGGCGCGCCTGGCCGGGGCGGGCCTCGAGGTGCCCCCCGGGTCCATCTGGACCTCCGCGCTGGCCACCGCCCAGTTCCTCGACGACCAGCGCGCGGGCGGCTCGGCGTACGTCATCGGCGAGGCGGGCCTGACGACCGCGCTGCACGAGGTCGGCTACGTGCTCACCGACCTCGACCCCGACTACGTCGTGCTCGGCGAGACCCGCACCTACAGCTTCACGCAGATCACCCGGGCCATCCGCCTCATCGAGGGAGGCGCCCGCTTCATCGCCACCAACCCCGACCCCATCGGCCCCTCCACCGAGGGCTCCCTTCCGGCCTGCGGCGCCGTGGCCGCCCTCATCACCAAGGCCACCGGCGTCGCCCCCTACTTCGTCGGCAAGCCCAACCCCCGCATGATGCGCAGCGCCCTCAACGAGATCGAGGGCCACAGCGAGACGACCGCCATGATCGGCGACCGCATGGACACCGACATCGTGTCGGGCATGGAGGCGGGCCTGTTCACGATCCTGGTCCTCACGGGCGTGACCCAGCGCGACGAGATCGACCGCTTCCCCTACCGTCCCTCGCTGGTGGTCGACTCGGTCGCCGACCTCATCGACCTCATCTGA